Proteins encoded together in one Amphritea japonica ATCC BAA-1530 window:
- a CDS encoding AAA family ATPase has protein sequence MYNHYFGLTSSPFAIAPDPNYLYMSPQHRDALAHLLYGIQSNGGFVMLTGDIGTGKTTLCRCMLNHTTEDTDVAFILNSTLNSEELLASICDELHIVYDKQNISIKSLSDAINHHLLKSHAAGRNTVLIIDEAQNLSPGVLEQMRLLTNLETNEKKLLQIVMFGQPELRKLVERPELKQLAQRITARFHLSPLKLPETQLYIGHRMAIAGYKQIAHSPPPIPKELHSQIHHLSGGVPRLINIICDRALLGAYARGEPSINSEILYQAAAEVFGEDRKPLRQPISFFKQMTAILGVIFIALIIYRFYPVANNWLTNSAEQSQASLTSSTKSQPSTPTKTEDSRKETAPVSRIVSASTAELAATPGVAIESPENNEKPPETTQLIPTQPELVRPTSSEPLLIAKKPSDTDSDNASQSPQVALSTNTPDSILETQTVIITSPEAVTAATVKPSMIQQEEQSPITNLDSETQAYSTLFKIWQQDMPQNTEPCKFALSRGLRCFHQQGNWAQLNRNNRPAIVRTLNSEGGLSSVALVRIEQGIAKFSNGIQHWQTPLEQLNDSSLLNYTLLWDPPAGYYQLTKPGSSGPHILWLKQQLARLSPLFISEMNNYFDDQLVLYIKAFQRSQNLLQDGVVGPETLIRLNTLIDAEVPMLLSSREP, from the coding sequence ATGTATAACCACTATTTTGGACTGACATCTTCGCCATTCGCGATCGCACCCGATCCGAACTATCTCTATATGAGTCCCCAGCATAGAGATGCGTTAGCTCACCTACTCTATGGTATACAGAGCAATGGAGGGTTTGTGATGCTAACCGGTGACATTGGTACCGGTAAAACAACTCTGTGTCGTTGTATGCTAAATCACACCACCGAAGACACTGATGTTGCTTTCATACTTAATTCAACACTCAACTCTGAAGAGCTATTAGCCAGTATCTGTGACGAACTTCATATCGTCTATGACAAACAAAATATCAGTATTAAATCACTCTCGGATGCGATCAACCACCATCTTCTAAAAAGCCATGCGGCAGGCAGGAATACGGTTTTGATTATCGATGAAGCTCAAAACCTGAGCCCTGGTGTGTTAGAGCAGATGCGGCTTCTGACAAACCTGGAAACCAACGAGAAGAAACTGTTGCAGATAGTCATGTTCGGTCAGCCCGAACTACGTAAGCTAGTTGAGCGCCCTGAGCTAAAACAGCTAGCCCAGAGAATCACCGCCCGATTCCACCTGTCGCCGCTCAAGCTCCCTGAAACCCAGCTCTATATTGGTCACCGGATGGCCATTGCCGGATATAAACAGATTGCTCACAGCCCTCCACCTATCCCTAAAGAATTACACTCTCAAATACATCACCTGAGTGGTGGTGTTCCTCGGTTAATCAATATTATCTGTGATCGGGCACTACTTGGAGCCTATGCTCGTGGAGAGCCCTCGATAAATTCAGAAATCCTTTATCAGGCCGCCGCAGAAGTATTTGGCGAAGACCGTAAACCATTACGACAACCGATCTCCTTTTTTAAGCAGATGACAGCCATATTGGGGGTTATTTTTATAGCCCTGATTATCTACCGATTTTACCCAGTGGCGAACAACTGGCTAACGAATTCTGCTGAACAATCCCAGGCTTCACTGACATCATCGACAAAGAGTCAGCCCTCTACTCCGACTAAAACAGAGGACAGCAGAAAGGAAACAGCCCCGGTAAGTCGTATTGTAAGCGCTTCTACAGCTGAGCTGGCCGCAACCCCAGGCGTAGCGATAGAAAGCCCTGAGAACAACGAAAAACCACCAGAAACAACACAGTTAATTCCGACGCAACCAGAATTAGTTCGCCCCACCTCTTCGGAGCCACTCCTGATAGCAAAAAAACCATCTGATACCGACTCGGATAATGCTTCCCAGTCACCACAAGTTGCCCTTAGCACTAATACACCCGATTCAATCCTGGAAACTCAAACGGTTATAATCACATCTCCCGAAGCTGTTACAGCTGCTACCGTCAAGCCCTCTATGATTCAGCAGGAAGAACAGAGCCCCATCACTAACTTGGATTCGGAGACGCAAGCCTATTCCACCCTCTTTAAAATCTGGCAACAGGATATGCCTCAAAATACTGAACCCTGTAAATTTGCGCTTAGCCGTGGACTTCGATGTTTCCACCAGCAGGGTAACTGGGCTCAGCTAAACCGCAATAACCGCCCAGCTATTGTACGTACACTTAACAGTGAAGGAGGACTTTCAAGTGTCGCACTGGTGCGGATTGAACAGGGAATCGCAAAATTCTCAAATGGAATTCAGCATTGGCAAACACCTTTGGAGCAACTCAATGACAGCTCTCTATTGAATTACACCTTGCTATGGGATCCCCCTGCCGGTTACTACCAACTGACTAAACCGGGAAGCTCCGGCCCTCATATTCTCTGGTTAAAACAGCAACTAGCGAGATTATCACCACTATTTATAAGTGAGATGAATAACTATTTTGACGATCAACTGGTGCTCTATATAAAAGCATTTCAACGCAGTCAGAACTTATTGCAGGACGGTGTTGTCGGCCCAGAAACCCTAATCCGCCTTAACACCCTGATAGATGCAGAGGTTCCCATGTTACTCAGTTCCCGGGAGCCGTAA
- a CDS encoding general secretion pathway protein GspB, producing MSYILDALKKSDQERTSQPAYDLSQPTEEIEKPKAVRHKWLWIIPALLTANIFLLLWPETDTSITTVTNPKPGKEGLPPEPVTEELAEGLAQQPAKLSSAESKPVHPKLTHNNKSNDSLPISSIATVKPVTSVSRYHRDPFAPLPGRTKPLPAIAPTPTKPQPKPLQQLAIPNLEKLNRSLLNQALIEQLTPLRQEQSTSNRNYPDVTMTAATSSIRSLPQQTAEQPFQRSHNSDEIHAQVPLYQELEPALQQDIPELNISVHIFADIPEQRMARVNGIMARQGQQLDNDLTLEEIRPDYLILSFRGERFRLKR from the coding sequence ATGTCATACATACTTGATGCCCTAAAGAAATCAGATCAGGAACGAACCAGTCAACCGGCTTATGATCTCAGCCAGCCGACTGAAGAAATAGAAAAACCAAAAGCTGTGCGACATAAATGGTTATGGATAATACCTGCACTGCTGACAGCCAACATTTTCTTATTACTCTGGCCCGAGACTGATACTTCAATAACAACAGTAACAAATCCGAAACCGGGCAAAGAAGGTTTACCGCCAGAACCTGTTACTGAAGAGTTAGCTGAAGGGCTGGCTCAACAGCCGGCGAAGTTAAGTTCTGCAGAATCAAAACCGGTGCACCCAAAACTTACCCATAACAATAAAAGCAACGATTCGCTCCCAATTTCCTCCATTGCAACAGTAAAGCCCGTTACTTCAGTATCGCGCTATCATCGCGATCCTTTTGCGCCATTACCGGGTAGAACAAAGCCTCTGCCGGCAATAGCCCCTACGCCAACAAAGCCTCAACCAAAACCATTGCAACAACTGGCTATCCCAAACCTCGAAAAGCTCAATCGGAGTCTTTTGAATCAGGCTCTCATAGAGCAACTTACACCTTTAAGGCAAGAGCAATCTACGTCAAATAGAAATTACCCTGATGTGACTATGACAGCAGCAACAAGCAGCATACGTTCATTACCACAACAGACAGCAGAGCAACCGTTTCAGCGCTCACACAACTCGGACGAAATCCATGCACAGGTCCCGCTGTATCAAGAACTGGAACCAGCGCTGCAACAGGATATTCCAGAATTAAATATTTCAGTACATATCTTCGCTGACATTCCTGAGCAACGTATGGCGAGAGTCAATGGAATCATGGCCCGGCAGGGACAACAACTCGATAACGACCTGACGCTCGAAGAGATCAGGCCCGATTATCTGATACTTAGTTTCCGTGGTGAAAGATTCAGACTAAAACGATAA
- a CDS encoding ankyrin repeat domain-containing protein has product MVLPDWAYYSRWKTIVFYILTISLLSSGFSFSPAQGANHELGEVRAAIRVKDYTGAQVLLKPMADAGSAEAQYLLSTMYRNGQGVKKSHENAVFWLEKAAAQNHLKATYNLAIMYQKAWGVEQDLGRANELMQAAADAGHPLALRQLNKDSSETRQKKQLKEYRSVDKEETLRWLAQKGSNLELKQLLEQNPDVNSRDLNQRTALHEAAEAGHEETINLLLQAGAQVGMKDKFAITPVMAAAQQGHAAVVKLLLKAGANKGDEDANGNTLLHFAAGSGHLKTVELLGSVGVGLNSLNRSEYSALDMAVNRGHKKVVSWLSAKGAKRNNMAPPERDASLVALESLSSVDQVVTDDSNPYKGWSVLMLSSWRGQDKVVAKLLREKPDLNQVDKEGHTSLSRAVWQGHFEVAKLLVDAGADVNHQLSDGHSVLMLAADKGFEQITALLIKHSADQRPLLESGDGALMLAVKGGHDEVVRQLLDSGSGALLKKEQANVLLEAAAANLPKLIDLLVSYGVSPDTQDKQSRSALWHAADAGAIKALKALQDKGANLNLADVNGISPLIRSITRKRIETLKWLIAAGVDINQPDNKGNTPLMVAAAAGNRNSMILLAAENAAVDSRNNFTQTALMMAVNAGHIEVVQWLLESGAKPRRKNQLGQDSFRLAEATGNKPMLDLLNNYR; this is encoded by the coding sequence ATGGTACTGCCTGATTGGGCTTATTATTCGCGGTGGAAAACCATCGTTTTTTACATACTCACAATCAGTTTGTTGAGTTCTGGATTCTCTTTCTCGCCGGCGCAGGGTGCGAATCATGAGTTGGGCGAGGTAAGAGCAGCCATTAGGGTTAAGGACTATACCGGGGCTCAGGTTTTATTGAAGCCCATGGCTGATGCAGGGAGTGCTGAAGCACAGTACCTTCTTTCCACTATGTATCGTAATGGCCAAGGTGTTAAGAAAAGTCATGAGAATGCTGTTTTCTGGCTGGAAAAGGCCGCTGCGCAGAATCACCTTAAAGCGACGTATAATCTTGCCATTATGTATCAGAAAGCCTGGGGAGTTGAGCAGGATCTTGGTCGTGCAAATGAGTTGATGCAGGCTGCTGCTGATGCAGGCCATCCGTTAGCGCTAAGACAGCTGAATAAAGATTCTTCAGAGACTCGCCAGAAAAAACAGCTAAAGGAATATCGTTCGGTTGATAAAGAGGAAACGCTTCGCTGGTTGGCTCAGAAGGGGAGTAACCTCGAATTAAAACAGCTATTAGAACAAAACCCCGATGTAAATAGTCGTGACCTTAATCAGCGAACAGCGCTGCATGAGGCGGCAGAAGCGGGGCATGAAGAAACGATCAACCTGTTGCTTCAGGCAGGTGCACAGGTTGGTATGAAGGATAAATTTGCTATTACTCCGGTGATGGCGGCAGCGCAGCAAGGGCATGCTGCTGTGGTCAAACTTCTTTTGAAAGCTGGAGCGAATAAAGGTGACGAAGATGCTAATGGTAATACTTTGTTGCACTTTGCTGCCGGTAGCGGACATCTGAAAACAGTTGAGCTACTGGGTTCCGTCGGTGTTGGCTTAAATAGCCTGAATCGTAGTGAATATAGTGCGCTTGATATGGCCGTTAATCGCGGACATAAAAAAGTGGTTAGCTGGTTGAGCGCAAAGGGCGCGAAACGTAACAATATGGCTCCACCGGAACGAGATGCTTCGCTGGTCGCTCTGGAGTCACTGAGTTCTGTTGATCAGGTTGTTACGGATGATAGTAACCCCTATAAGGGCTGGTCTGTTCTGATGCTTTCAAGTTGGCGGGGGCAGGATAAGGTTGTAGCCAAATTATTGCGTGAAAAGCCTGATCTTAATCAGGTTGATAAGGAAGGCCACACCTCACTAAGTCGAGCGGTGTGGCAGGGGCATTTTGAGGTAGCTAAGCTGTTGGTTGATGCAGGCGCGGATGTGAATCATCAGTTGTCTGATGGTCATAGTGTGCTGATGCTTGCCGCAGATAAAGGTTTTGAACAAATAACAGCTCTGCTGATTAAGCATAGCGCTGATCAGCGTCCACTACTTGAAAGTGGTGACGGGGCACTGATGCTTGCAGTGAAGGGGGGCCATGATGAGGTCGTCCGGCAACTACTGGATAGTGGCTCCGGCGCACTGTTGAAGAAAGAGCAAGCTAACGTACTGCTTGAAGCAGCGGCAGCCAATCTGCCAAAGTTGATTGATCTGCTGGTAAGTTATGGTGTGTCTCCTGATACGCAGGATAAACAATCACGCTCTGCGCTTTGGCATGCTGCGGATGCTGGTGCTATTAAGGCATTGAAGGCGCTGCAGGATAAAGGTGCTAATCTGAATCTTGCTGATGTGAATGGTATCTCTCCGCTGATTCGGTCAATTACACGTAAGCGGATTGAAACACTTAAATGGCTGATCGCTGCAGGTGTGGATATTAATCAGCCGGATAATAAAGGTAATACTCCGCTGATGGTCGCAGCTGCTGCGGGTAATCGGAATAGCATGATTCTGTTGGCTGCTGAAAATGCAGCGGTCGATAGCCGTAACAATTTTACTCAAACAGCGTTGATGATGGCTGTTAATGCCGGCCATATTGAAGTGGTCCAATGGTTACTTGAAAGCGGAGCTAAGCCTCGCAGGAAAAATCAGTTGGGCCAGGATAGCTTCCGTCTTGCTGAAGCTACAGGAAATAAGCCAATGCTAGACCTGCTAAATAATTATCGCTGA
- a CDS encoding NAD(P)-binding domain-containing protein, whose amino-acid sequence MNVQAEFYQYLIIATPLLAIWILYNWYKTTQTRGNLAIKSEAVVAGLTEPASLHPIINSNICLGCGSCVNACPEAKHQVLGLIDNKAELLNPADCIGHGACKTACPADAIQLVFGTERRGLDIPNVKPDFQTNIPGIYIAGELGGMGLIKNATEQGRRAMDEIAKVPEMGSGGDLLDVLVVGAGPAGITATLGAMEKNLKVMTIEQESLGGTVAQFPRGKLVMTAPAKLPIVGEFQFKETTKEKLIEFWSEVERKTGLKVNYKERVDHIDHLPEGGFEVTTNKSVYRTRAVLLAIGRRGTPRKLGVPGEDQHKVVYRLVDPAQYQGKHVLIVGGGDSALEAATSIADEPGTTVTLSYRSGAFGRAKEKNRRKVDAAVESGRLNLMLSSTISEVLESEVVLNQNNEHYRIPNDGVIVCAGGILPTGFLKQIGIEVETKYGTA is encoded by the coding sequence ATGAACGTACAGGCTGAATTTTATCAGTATTTGATTATAGCTACGCCATTACTGGCGATCTGGATACTGTATAACTGGTATAAAACAACTCAAACTCGGGGAAATCTTGCGATTAAATCCGAAGCGGTTGTCGCCGGCCTGACTGAGCCTGCCTCTCTTCATCCCATTATCAATAGCAATATCTGTCTGGGTTGTGGCTCCTGCGTCAATGCTTGCCCGGAAGCTAAACATCAGGTATTGGGTTTAATCGATAATAAAGCAGAGCTGCTCAATCCGGCAGACTGTATCGGTCATGGTGCCTGTAAAACAGCTTGTCCCGCTGATGCAATACAGTTGGTGTTTGGTACCGAGCGGCGCGGGTTAGATATTCCCAATGTTAAACCTGATTTTCAGACCAATATTCCCGGAATTTATATTGCGGGTGAGCTTGGTGGTATGGGGCTGATTAAAAATGCCACTGAGCAGGGTCGCAGAGCGATGGATGAAATCGCTAAAGTACCGGAAATGGGCTCAGGTGGTGATCTGTTGGACGTGCTTGTTGTTGGAGCTGGTCCCGCAGGCATAACGGCGACACTCGGCGCTATGGAGAAGAACCTGAAGGTTATGACTATCGAACAGGAATCTCTGGGAGGCACGGTCGCTCAGTTTCCCCGGGGTAAGTTGGTCATGACTGCACCAGCGAAGCTACCTATTGTCGGAGAGTTTCAATTTAAGGAAACGACCAAGGAAAAGTTGATAGAGTTTTGGTCTGAAGTTGAACGCAAGACGGGATTGAAGGTCAATTACAAAGAACGGGTTGACCATATAGACCACCTACCTGAAGGTGGTTTTGAAGTCACCACTAATAAGTCTGTCTACCGTACCCGTGCTGTTTTACTGGCTATCGGTCGAAGAGGAACTCCACGCAAATTAGGTGTGCCCGGCGAAGATCAACATAAGGTTGTGTACCGATTAGTCGATCCTGCTCAATATCAGGGGAAGCATGTGTTAATTGTTGGCGGCGGAGATAGTGCGCTGGAAGCAGCCACCAGTATTGCTGATGAGCCCGGTACTACAGTCACGTTGTCATATCGCAGTGGGGCGTTTGGACGGGCTAAAGAAAAGAATCGTCGCAAGGTAGATGCTGCAGTTGAGAGTGGACGACTGAATCTAATGCTCAGTTCTACAATCAGTGAAGTATTGGAATCTGAAGTAGTGCTGAATCAGAATAATGAGCATTACAGGATACCAAATGACGGCGTTATCGTGTGTGCCGGTGGTATCTTACCAACAGGTTTTTTGAAGCAGATAGGTATTGAGGTAGAAACGAAATATGGTACTGCCTGA
- a CDS encoding tetratricopeptide repeat protein, with the protein MTRNTLFTAVALATGLVTAAFLLQGGNSTQSGEYLASTTQSSNTSLMAAEAADNNQLQAGPLDQMAQKLKDRLQNEPDDMEGWVLLGRTYQYMKDQSAADQAYAKATALGLTPARLKEVRSGMSVTQKAPPKRVFPEPKTSRNLTAVMIDQALKDGPDTQQISVSGEIKITPLLAEQLAGKNATLFIFARADKGPPMPLAAIRKTPATLPLNFTLSDSNAVIPDRKLSSSNAVIIGARISFNDSATASKGDLEGFSQIVDPASDDKVTIEINQVRQ; encoded by the coding sequence ATGACGAGAAATACCCTGTTTACTGCGGTAGCTTTAGCTACAGGCCTTGTAACTGCGGCCTTTCTATTGCAAGGCGGCAACTCTACTCAATCTGGTGAATATTTAGCCAGTACGACTCAGTCATCCAACACATCCTTAATGGCAGCAGAGGCCGCTGATAACAACCAGCTCCAGGCCGGCCCGCTTGACCAAATGGCTCAAAAACTAAAAGACAGACTTCAAAATGAGCCTGATGATATGGAAGGCTGGGTCCTATTGGGGCGCACTTATCAATATATGAAAGACCAGTCGGCTGCTGATCAGGCTTACGCTAAAGCAACTGCTTTGGGGCTGACTCCTGCCCGTCTTAAAGAAGTTCGCAGCGGTATGTCTGTGACACAGAAGGCCCCACCTAAACGGGTTTTTCCAGAGCCCAAAACATCCCGTAACCTGACCGCCGTAATGATAGATCAGGCTCTGAAAGATGGCCCCGATACTCAACAGATATCAGTCAGCGGAGAAATCAAAATAACACCGCTTCTCGCTGAACAGCTGGCTGGTAAAAACGCCACGCTTTTTATTTTCGCGCGAGCCGACAAAGGCCCTCCAATGCCGTTAGCCGCAATACGTAAAACACCCGCTACACTACCGCTAAACTTCACCCTCAGTGATTCAAATGCCGTCATTCCCGATCGAAAACTATCCTCATCTAATGCGGTAATAATTGGCGCCCGAATCTCTTTCAATGACAGTGCTACAGCATCTAAAGGTGACCTTGAAGGGTTTAGCCAGATAGTCGACCCTGCCAGTGATGATAAGGTTACTATTGAAATTAATCAGGTCCGCCAATAA